ACAACAGATTTTGTCAATTTTTCGCCTGTTTCTTTGCTTCCTTTTGGCAAATAATAATAAGTGTATTGGCTAAATAATATCCACCAAACTCCCACCATTATAAAAGAATAACGCATTGCTTTCATTGCAGCTTCGCCATCTGTTCCAGTGATTCCAAAAAGTTTTGGTTTCATAATCATTGCCAGATTGATAATCAATAAAATTACACTTCCAATGTAACCTAATGAATAACCTTTGGCACTAATTCTATCTTGTTGCTCTTCAAATGCAATATCCGGTAAATACGAATTATAAAAAACTAAACTTCCCCAATATCCAATTAATCCAAGGAAATAAAATGCCAATCCTAGATAAATATTCCCAAGATCAAACCAATATAATCCCATACAAGATAAAGCTCCCAGATAACAGAAAAACTTCATAAAGGATTTTTTATTCCCAACATAATCAGCAATTCCTGATAATAAAGGTGAAATAAAAGAAACAACTAAAAATGCAAAAGCAGTGGTAAAACTAATTAAAGCTGAGTTTTTAAGATGCATTCCAAAAACATCAATATAATGATCACGGTCTGAGAATAAAGCTTCATAAAAAATAGGAAATACTGCCGAAGCAATCGTAAGAGTATAAACCGAGTTTGCCCAATCATAAAACGCCCAGGCATTTAGTAATTTTTTATCTCCTTTTTGTAGGTTTTTCATAGAAATGGTTTTGTTAATGCGCTACGAATTTATCTAATTTTTATCATAAACAACTAGATTTTAAAAAATTCCTGTATTATTAAATTATGAACAATTCAGAAACCAGCACGTATTATATCACAATAAAAAAGCTACTCTAAAACTAGAATAGCTTTTTTATTTATCCAATGATTTTCTTTATTTTATAATACCAACTTTAAGCGCTGTTGCTTTGGCTTCTGGTATCAATGCTTTTAAATTTGCAATTCTTGTCGCATCAGATGGGTGCGTACTCATAAATTCCGGGGTTCCTGCACCTCCTGAATTAGCTGACATTCTGGTCCAGAATGCAATTGCATCATCTGGATTGTAACCTGCTATTGCCATTAATGTTAATCCAATTTTATCAGCTTCACTTTCGTTGCTTCTGCTAAACGGAAGCATTACTCCTACTTGTGTACCCATTCCGTAAGCTTGCGAAAATATTTCTTTAGTTTGTGCAGATTTATTGCTTGTTGCAGCATCCAAAACTGCACCTCCTATTGATTGTAATTGCGCAGCACTCATTCTCTGTGCTCCGTGATTGGCTAATGCGTGCGAAACTTCGTGTCCCATAACCGTCGCTAATCCTGATTCGTTTTGGGTTACAGGCAAAATTCCCGAATAAACGACAATTTTTCCTCCAGGAAGACACCATGCATTTACTTCTTTGTTGTCTACAAGTTTATACTCCCAACGATAATCTTTTAAATATTGCGATTGCCCTAAATAATTTAGATATTTTTCGGCAGCAGACTTAATTTTTGATCCTACCAAATCAACTCTTTTTGCATCAGCGGTTCCTGTAATAACTTTATTTTCAGTTAAAAAAGTACTGTATTGTTGAAATGATGTCGGAAATAATTCGCTGTTAGAAACAAAGTTTAAATTTTGTTTTCCCGTAATTGGATTGGTTGCACATCCGGCTAAAACGACCGCAAATAGACCTATTATTAAATGTTTTTTCATGATTTTGATATTTTACAACACACAAAAATACAATTATTATTAATTTCCAATTTATATAATTTTCATAAAATTTATCAGAATTTACTTATTCTCCAATAATATGCAATTCAGTAAACTCTTTATCAACAATTAAGAACTTATTCTCCTCAAAAGCAATTTTGTCAAACACTACATTTTCATTGTCAATTTCAATTTCAGTAA
This genomic window from Flavobacterium sp. 9 contains:
- a CDS encoding MFS transporter, whose protein sequence is MKNLQKGDKKLLNAWAFYDWANSVYTLTIASAVFPIFYEALFSDRDHYIDVFGMHLKNSALISFTTAFAFLVVSFISPLLSGIADYVGNKKSFMKFFCYLGALSCMGLYWFDLGNIYLGLAFYFLGLIGYWGSLVFYNSYLPDIAFEEQQDRISAKGYSLGYIGSVILLIINLAMIMKPKLFGITGTDGEAAMKAMRYSFIMVGVWWILFSQYTYYYLPKGSKETGEKLTKSVVFNGFKELKKVWLLLKENIPLKRYLGGFFVSSMAVQTVMLVATYFGAQEIQWSSKEEGTIGLIICILIIQLVAVIGAVLTSRASAKFGNIPTLIVINSVWAVFCALAFFITLPMHFYVMATVAGFVMGGIQALSRSTYSKLLPETEDTASFFSFYDVAEKIGIVIGMCVYGIIDQITGSPRAAIVILGVFFVTAIFLLRRVHKKAL
- a CDS encoding M48 family metallopeptidase, translating into MKKHLIIGLFAVVLAGCATNPITGKQNLNFVSNSELFPTSFQQYSTFLTENKVITGTADAKRVDLVGSKIKSAAEKYLNYLGQSQYLKDYRWEYKLVDNKEVNAWCLPGGKIVVYSGILPVTQNESGLATVMGHEVSHALANHGAQRMSAAQLQSIGGAVLDAATSNKSAQTKEIFSQAYGMGTQVGVMLPFSRSNESEADKIGLTLMAIAGYNPDDAIAFWTRMSANSGGAGTPEFMSTHPSDATRIANLKALIPEAKATALKVGIIK